A segment of the Chryseobacterium scophthalmum genome:
CTGCTTTAAGAGCATTACCGATAATTCCGGTACATACTGTAGACGGAATCGGATGGGGCGGACCTATCGGAGGAATGAACGACCGTCAGAATCCTGTAAGGTTATTAGAATACAACAAAGACAACGGTTATAAATATCTCCGTCTTTTCGGGAATATATATGCTGAGCTACAACCGCTTAAAAATCTTAGTCTCAAATCCAGCTTTGGGTTAGATTATTCTGATTTCTATAAGCGAAATCTACAGCGAAGCTATGTCTCAGGATACCTCCACAACGATAAGAATGCAGTAAATATTGACCAGTCTACCACTGAAAAATGGACATGGTCAAACACAGCACAATACACAGCGAAAGCAGGAAACCATAGCTTTGATATTCTGGGTGGTATGGAAATGTATCAGGAAACTTATGATAATACATGGCTTAGAAAAGAAGGTTTCCTTATTGAAGACCCTGATTACATGTATCCTGGCGCAGGTACAGGCGAAGCTTATAATGGAGGAACTTCCACAAAGTATAGCCTTCTCTCCTACTTTGGTAAGTTTTCTTATGATTATAACCAAAAATACCTATTCTCTGCAACTATTCGTTATGACGGTTCTTCAAGATTTGGAAAAAACAACCGTTTTGGAACCTTCCCTGCATTCTCAGCTGGTTGGAAAATTAACAAAGAAGAGCTTTTTAAAAACCATCTTTCTTTCTTCTCTGACCTGAGATTAAGAGCAGGATGGGGACAAACGGGTAATCAGGAAATCAGTAACGAAGCCATTTACGCGCTTTATCTGGCAAATTATGCTGGTGGTGATCCTATATGGAACACTTCTTTCGGTACTGCTTATGATATTTCAGGAGCAGGAAGCGGATTGCTCAATTCAGGTTTTATTGCCATTCAAAGTAAGAATGATGATCTTAAATGGGAAACAACTTCCCAAACCAATCTAGGGCTTGATTTTGGTTTCTTAGGTCAAAAATTGACCGGTAGTGTCGATATCTATAAAAAAGTAACAGATGATATTTTGGTTCTTCCACCCTATCTGGCAATTATTGGAGAAGGTGGTAATCGTTGGGTCAATGGTGCTTCCATGGAAAACAAAGGTATTGAGTTCTCTTTAGGATATAACAACTCTACCAATTTTGGATTAAAATATGAAGTTTCGGGGAATATATCAATGAACAGAAACAAGATTACTAAACTTCCGGAAGAGGTGAAAAATAATTATGGCGGAAACGGAACGACAGATAATATTTTAGGAAGACCAATCAATTCAATGTACGGTTATGTTGCAGACGGTCTTTTCCGTACACAAAATGAATTGGATAATTCTGCAGAACAGGCAGGAAAAGGATTGGGAAGAATACGATATTCCGACCTTAACAATGATGGTATTATTAATGATCTGGATAGAACATGGATCGGAAACCCTAACCCTAGATTCAATTATGGATTAAACATCAATTTAAGTTATAAAAACTTCGATATTTCTACCTTTTGGCAAGGTGTAAGTGATGTGGATGTTATTAATGCTAAAAAATATCAAACTGACTTCTGGAGTGTTGACGATGTCGGCTCCAACAAAGGAACAAGATTACTGAATGCATGGTCACCACAGAATCCTAATTCTGATATTCCGGCGCTTACAACAATAGACAGTAATGCAGAATCCAGATTTTCAACTTATTATGTAGAGAATGGAAGCTACCTAAAATTGAGAGTTTTACAGCTGGGATATACCTTACCCAAGTCCGTAATAGAGACTTATAACATGACCAGTTTCAGATTATATGCCAGCGTACAGAATCTTTGGACGATAAAATCAAAAAGCTTTACCGGAGTAGATCCCGAAACACCGGCTTTTGGCTATCCCCTTCCTTTAACCTTTAATTTTGGAGTTAATATCTCTTTATAACCTTTAATTATTATTAAAATGAAAAAGAATATAATTTTAATCATATCATGCGCTTTATTACTTGGAGCAACTACCTCTTGTAGTGATTTTCTTGATTCTGAACCAAGAGGTGTACTATCCGAAGCTGATGTTATAACGCCTAAAAATGTAGATGGATTTGTAATTGCGGCATATGCTTCGCTAGGAAACGACCATTATGACACACCTTTCAGCCTTTGGCCATACGGAAATGTAAGATCTGATGATGCATACAAGGGTGGAAGCGGAACCAATGATATCCAGGCATTTCACTTCTTTGAAATTTCCAATAATATCCGCTCTGATTTTGGTGAATTGGATAGATTATGGTATCTCAACTATGTTGGGATTTCCAGAGCGAATAAAGCTATTGCAGCATTGAATCAATTAACGGATACAGAATATCCTAACAAGCAGAAAAGAATTGCAGAAATGAAATTTATAAGAGGACATTTCTATTTTATGCTGAAAACCATTTTTAAATACGTTCCTTATGTTGATGAAACCACATCTGTAGAAGAATATAAGAACATTTCTAATAGAGCAATGACAGATCAGGAACTTTGGAATGCTATTGCATCCAATTTTGAATCTGCTGCACAATACCTTCCTGCTTCCCAATCAGAAGTTGGAAGACCCAAAAAAAGTGCTGCATATGCTTACCTTGCAAAGGTGAGGCTTTATCAGGCATATGAACAAAGCGATAATTATAGTGTGACCTCAATCAACACCGCTACACTTCAGAAAGCTGTGGATGCAGCGAATCAAGTTATCGGAAATTATTCCTTAGAATCTGATTTTGGTAATAACTTTATGCCTGGATCTTATGAAAATGGTCCTGAAGCAGTTTTCTCTATTCAGTATTCTGACGATGATGGTACACTTTACGGAAGGCTTAACTATGGTGATGTACTTTCGCTTCCACAAGGTCTAGGATGTTGTGACTTCCACAAACCAAGCCAGAATTTGGTTAATGCATTCAAAACTAATGCACAGGGTTTACCGATGTTTGATAATTATAACCAAACTGATCTTGATTACAATCATCTGAATAATTTCACTGTGGATCCTCGATTATATCATACGGTAGCAATGCCTGGATTACCATGGAAATATGATCAGGATAAAATCTACCAAGAAAGCTGGGTAAGAAGCCCGGGAACTTACGGATATTATGCCTCTTTAAAAGAAAATGTTCCGCCAAATTGTGGTTGTACAGTCAATATCGATCCTTTCTATGGCAACTCCAAAAACAGGATTATTATCAGATACTCTGATGTACTGCTTATCAAAGCAGAGGCCTTAATTGAGTTGGGGCAGCATCAGGCAGCATTACCATTTATTAATCAGGTAAGAGAAAGAGCTGCGGCAAGTACTTATTTTACGGGAGGCTATACTACCAATAATCTTATCCAAAAGTATGAGCCGGGAGTAAACTGCACCTGGGACCAGAGTTTTGCAAGAAAAGCACTTCGATGGGAAAGAAGAATGGAGTTTGCAATGGAAGGAAGCCGTTTCTTTGATCTTGTAAGATGGGGTGTCACCACAGAAACGATGAATACCTTTTACGCTGGAGAAAAGACTAAAAGAACATATTACTCACAAGCAGGTTTTGATCACGGGAAGGAAGAATACTGTCCTATTCCTCTAGCTCAGGTTAATTTTAGCCAAGGATTGTATAAACAAAACAATGGGTACTAAAAAGTAGAAAATCATGGGAAAAATAATAAAAATTCTGAAGGGTACAGCGCTGTTACTTTTGTTTACAGCTTTTGTATATTCCTGCGAAACCAACAATGAAGACGGGCTTGTAACTGATGTTTCAGTAAATATCAATTCATTTTCAGTAAACGGTGTTGAAGGAAATATTGATCATAAATCCGACAAAATATCAGTTATACTGCCTTACGGAACAAATATTACTGCACTTATACCTCAGATCAGCATTCCGCTGGGAGCGACTGTAACACCAGGTTCAGGAAGCATTATAAATTTTGCACAGCCTGTAAAATTCAGAGTGAAAAACGGCAATATCCAAAAAGATTACGAAATAAATGTTAAAGCCCAAGACCCTATTATTAGCTTTAAGATCAATGGTTTGGACGCAACTATTAATCACTCTGCAAAAACGATCAACCTTACCGTACCTGAAGGAACAGTAATCACAGCGTTACATCCAATTATAGAGTTAGCACCAGGGGTAAACATTACACCCGCGTCAGGAGCTACGCTGGATTTTACAAATCCGGTACAGTTCACAGTTACTAATACTAATTTTACTGAAGTATATACAGCAAAAGTGTCAACACCGATAAATGGACCAAGCATTGCGTTTATTGGTACTGCACCTAACAGGAATGCGCTTACCAATCCTGATGAAATTGCGGCTTCAGATTGGCTCTTCTCTAAATATTCAGGAGCTATTTATGTTTCCTTTAACGATATTTCGGCAGGGGCTTTATTAAATAACATTGATGTATTATGGTGGCACTACGATTCTGCGACAGGGTTACCCAATGATGCTTTGAATGCCAATACTACAGGAAAAATAAAAACTTATCTTAATAATGGAGGAAATATATTATTAACATCTTTTGCATCTCAGTATGTAGATGCATTAGGAATAGTTCCTTCAGGAAAAGGTCCTAACAACGTTTTTGGAGATTTTCTTCCGAATGGCTTTGTTGATGGAAATGATTGGGGAATGTCTTTCGTTGGACACGAAAATCACCCTGTTTTTGAAGGTCTATTAACTTATGAACCAGGTAAAGCCAATCTTTTGAAAAAGAATACATTTAGACTCAATCATACCGCCTGGTGGTTCTTACCGGATTGGGGGGGCTATGATAATGGTGCCGGATGGAGAACTCAGACGGGGGGAAATAATCTTGCCAGCGAAGCATGGGACAATTCACTTGACGGTCGTGTCTCTATTGCAGAATTTCCAGGCGGTGCAGCCAATAAGAAATGTATTGTTATTTCTATGGGAGCCTATGATTGGTATAATGAAACCTCTAATGGAAACCCAAGTCAGCCAAATGATTTTATTGAAAATATTAAAACATTAACTTTTAATAGCTTAAACTATCTAAAAACCCATTAAAATAAAAAGATGTATATCAAAAAAATATTTCTGATGTCAGTATTCGCATTGTCTTTGGCTTCTTGCCAAGACGATGCTTCTGATATCAATATAAATCCAGAGGATATTTATGCGAAAACAAATATTTATCCAATGCCACCAGATCAGTGGATGGGAGGTAATACACCCTATTTCACTTCAGGCTATGTTGGAGATGTCATGCCTTATTATGAAAACGGAAAATTCCATTTGTTTTTTTTGCATGATGCCAAAACAAAACCTGCAGGTGAAGGTTTCCATGATATTCATAGTTTCGAAACTTCTAATCTTACCGATTTCTCATATCAGGGGAGAATGATTCCTTACGGAAAATCTAACGAACCTGATTTTGCAGTCGGTACAGGATCTATGATAAAAGTAGGAAATACTTATTACTACTACTATACAGGTCACAATGCTACAGGCTCTTTCCTTCAGGATAACCCACGTGAGAGCATTCTTTTAGCTACAAGTACAGATATGAAGAACTGGACAAAAATAAAAAGCTTTAAAATGACAGCTCCGATTGGTTATTATGATTTCGAGTTCCGTGATCCACATGTTTTTTATAATGAACAGGAAAGCAAATATTGGATGCTTATTTCCGCTCAGAATGACGGTGATAGAAAAGCAGTTATTCTTAAGATGACCACTACAGACCCCGCTTCTGGAAATTGGGTTTCTGAAGGTACTATTTATACATCGTCGGCACCGGAAAATTATATTATGCTGGAATGTCCTGACCTCTTTAAAATGGGAAATTACTGGTATCTGCTATTCTCTGAAAACTGGAGCAGTACTACAGGAACACAATACAGAATGTCAACTTCACCTAATGGCCCATGGATCAAACCCGCAGATCCTCGTTTTGACGGTTCTTATCTTTATGCTGCAAAAACAGCATCAGACGGAATCAACCGTTATCTTTTCGGTTGGACCGCAAGAAAAGTTCCGGAGAGCAACTCAGGAGGAAAAGATTGGGCAGGAAATCTGGTAACCCATCAGCTGGTACAAAATGCAGACGGTACTTTGGGAGTAAAACAACCACAGGCGATTTCTTCGTTGTTTACTCAGAGTACAACATTAACTTTAGAAAAGGCATCCGGTAATGCAACCCAGAATGGAAATTCAATTAGTATAGGTAATAATGGTGTGGCAACTTTTGCCAATCTTAAAGTAGCAAATCAAATTAATTTTGATTTGAAAATAAGTAATTCTGGCTCTTCTGGATTGATACTTGCTCATGATGTAGATCAAGGAAACGGAATGAAAATTGCCTTTGAACCTAAATTCAATAGAATTGCTGCCTACTCTATGGTTAACGGAACAGAAAACTTTGACAATCTTTATGCAATGACTTTTGATCCTG
Coding sequences within it:
- a CDS encoding SusC/RagA family TonB-linked outer membrane protein; its protein translation is MKKYKIAIAFCLLPFSFAFAQELVKGKVVSSNKMPLQGVSVTVSETGTTTTTNANGEFQLNDTEKGNTLIFSLPDYSDYEFKIGEAQPEVNIVLSPAKEKAIEEVVVTGYTRQKKTDITGAVSVVDMKDLNKQTEPNPIKSMQGRIAGVNITTDGSPSGGNTKVLIRGVGTLNNTDPLYVIDGVPTKAGMHELNPNDIESMQVLKDASSASIYGSRAANGVIIITTKKGKKGKMRIDLNYYTAFSQYAKKTEVLNAKQFGEVLWRANVNDGINPNSNNLSYNFEWGTQNGAPSLFNMYVPEYLDGAKTIKSANTNWYDEISRTGQANSVDVAVSSSSDKGSYFFSTGYYNNEGIVKFTDFKRISARVNTSYNFFNGKLKIGENFTFNKTGEVNDPGILDPALRALPIIPVHTVDGIGWGGPIGGMNDRQNPVRLLEYNKDNGYKYLRLFGNIYAELQPLKNLSLKSSFGLDYSDFYKRNLQRSYVSGYLHNDKNAVNIDQSTTEKWTWSNTAQYTAKAGNHSFDILGGMEMYQETYDNTWLRKEGFLIEDPDYMYPGAGTGEAYNGGTSTKYSLLSYFGKFSYDYNQKYLFSATIRYDGSSRFGKNNRFGTFPAFSAGWKINKEELFKNHLSFFSDLRLRAGWGQTGNQEISNEAIYALYLANYAGGDPIWNTSFGTAYDISGAGSGLLNSGFIAIQSKNDDLKWETTSQTNLGLDFGFLGQKLTGSVDIYKKVTDDILVLPPYLAIIGEGGNRWVNGASMENKGIEFSLGYNNSTNFGLKYEVSGNISMNRNKITKLPEEVKNNYGGNGTTDNILGRPINSMYGYVADGLFRTQNELDNSAEQAGKGLGRIRYSDLNNDGIINDLDRTWIGNPNPRFNYGLNINLSYKNFDISTFWQGVSDVDVINAKKYQTDFWSVDDVGSNKGTRLLNAWSPQNPNSDIPALTTIDSNAESRFSTYYVENGSYLKLRVLQLGYTLPKSVIETYNMTSFRLYASVQNLWTIKSKSFTGVDPETPAFGYPLPLTFNFGVNISL
- a CDS encoding RagB/SusD family nutrient uptake outer membrane protein; the protein is MKKNIILIISCALLLGATTSCSDFLDSEPRGVLSEADVITPKNVDGFVIAAYASLGNDHYDTPFSLWPYGNVRSDDAYKGGSGTNDIQAFHFFEISNNIRSDFGELDRLWYLNYVGISRANKAIAALNQLTDTEYPNKQKRIAEMKFIRGHFYFMLKTIFKYVPYVDETTSVEEYKNISNRAMTDQELWNAIASNFESAAQYLPASQSEVGRPKKSAAYAYLAKVRLYQAYEQSDNYSVTSINTATLQKAVDAANQVIGNYSLESDFGNNFMPGSYENGPEAVFSIQYSDDDGTLYGRLNYGDVLSLPQGLGCCDFHKPSQNLVNAFKTNAQGLPMFDNYNQTDLDYNHLNNFTVDPRLYHTVAMPGLPWKYDQDKIYQESWVRSPGTYGYYASLKENVPPNCGCTVNIDPFYGNSKNRIIIRYSDVLLIKAEALIELGQHQAALPFINQVRERAAASTYFTGGYTTNNLIQKYEPGVNCTWDQSFARKALRWERRMEFAMEGSRFFDLVRWGVTTETMNTFYAGEKTKRTYYSQAGFDHGKEEYCPIPLAQVNFSQGLYKQNNGY
- a CDS encoding DUF4960 domain-containing protein; protein product: MGKIIKILKGTALLLLFTAFVYSCETNNEDGLVTDVSVNINSFSVNGVEGNIDHKSDKISVILPYGTNITALIPQISIPLGATVTPGSGSIINFAQPVKFRVKNGNIQKDYEINVKAQDPIISFKINGLDATINHSAKTINLTVPEGTVITALHPIIELAPGVNITPASGATLDFTNPVQFTVTNTNFTEVYTAKVSTPINGPSIAFIGTAPNRNALTNPDEIAASDWLFSKYSGAIYVSFNDISAGALLNNIDVLWWHYDSATGLPNDALNANTTGKIKTYLNNGGNILLTSFASQYVDALGIVPSGKGPNNVFGDFLPNGFVDGNDWGMSFVGHENHPVFEGLLTYEPGKANLLKKNTFRLNHTAWWFLPDWGGYDNGAGWRTQTGGNNLASEAWDNSLDGRVSIAEFPGGAANKKCIVISMGAYDWYNETSNGNPSQPNDFIENIKTLTFNSLNYLKTH
- a CDS encoding glycoside hydrolase family 32 protein: MSVFALSLASCQDDASDININPEDIYAKTNIYPMPPDQWMGGNTPYFTSGYVGDVMPYYENGKFHLFFLHDAKTKPAGEGFHDIHSFETSNLTDFSYQGRMIPYGKSNEPDFAVGTGSMIKVGNTYYYYYTGHNATGSFLQDNPRESILLATSTDMKNWTKIKSFKMTAPIGYYDFEFRDPHVFYNEQESKYWMLISAQNDGDRKAVILKMTTTDPASGNWVSEGTIYTSSAPENYIMLECPDLFKMGNYWYLLFSENWSSTTGTQYRMSTSPNGPWIKPADPRFDGSYLYAAKTASDGINRYLFGWTARKVPESNSGGKDWAGNLVTHQLVQNADGTLGVKQPQAISSLFTQSTTLTLEKASGNATQNGNSISIGNNGVATFANLKVANQINFDLKISNSGSSGLILAHDVDQGNGMKIAFEPKFNRIAAYSMVNGTENFDNLYAMTFDPDHTYKINVTISNNVCIVYIDNKVAFSSRVYNVNAKKWSLFGDNNQSVYSNITIKNPK